A region of the Roseobacter denitrificans OCh 114 genome:
CCTTCAGCGGGTAACGGCTGAAGGCATAGGCCGCCAATGTTCCCACGATCAGCGCAAGACCCACAGAGGTGCCCGCGATAAAGATCGAGTTGAAGAAATAGAGCGCCATGTCAGTGGCCTGACTGGACCCGGTCGTTATCGACGAGCGGTAAAACACCGACACGAAGTTATCCAGCGTCGGCGTAAAGAACAGTTTTGGCGGCACGGCCAGCGCATCGGTCCGCGTTTTGAAGGCAGTCAGAATGATCCACAGAACGGGGGAGAAATACACCAGCCCGACCAGCGTGGTAATCAGCGTGTATCCCCAGCCCGCCTTGCCGATCTCACGATATCTACGGGCCATCAGTTGACCTCCTCTGCGCGCCGGTTGACGGTATAAAGATAAAGGTTCGTCATCACGACAACGATGAAGAGCACGATATAGGCCAGCGCAGACGACTGGCTGGTCTGAAAGAACTGAAAGGCCGTGCGATAGAGATATACCGCGATGGTCTCGGTCGAACTGCCCGGCCCGCCTTCGGTGATGATATAGACGATATCAAACAGCTTGAACGTCTCGATGGTGCGAAACAGAACCGCCAGCAAAAGCAGGCTTTTGATATAGGGAAAGGTGATCGTCCAGAACCGGCGCCACGCACTGGCGCGGTCGATCTCGGCCGCCTCGTAGAGGTATTTGGGCACGCTGACGAGACCGGCAAGAACCAGCAACATCACGAAAGGCGACCACATCCAGGCATCCGCGATCACGATCCCGGCGATGGCCCCGGCAGGGCTGCCCATCACGACAAAGCGTTCATCGGAAAAATTGCTGAGCAGATAGCTGACAACCCCGAAGGTCGGTTCGTAAAACAGTTTGAAGAACACGCCGACCGACACAAACGACAACATCATCGGCGTCAGAACAAGCATCAGAACGATGCGCCGCATGGGGAATGCCTTGGCAAACATCAGCGCCAGCAAAAACCCGATGATCAGTTGCAAAATGACCGATGACCCGACAATGATCGCCGTGGTCTGGAACCTTTCCCAAACCTTGTCATCCGTCAGGACGCGTTCGTAATTTGACAGACCGCGAAACGAGGGCACCCGCAGCGAACTTGCTTTATAGTTGAAAAAGCTCAGCCCGAACGACCAGAGCAACGGGAAAATATTCATCACGAAAAGGATCGTGATTGCAGGCGTGACCAAAAGCGCACCGCGTCTTTTGGGGTCCAACAGCCAGGCGCCGAAACCGCCCCTACCGTTTGCTGCATCTGCCATGAACTACTGCCTCACAAGGGTTATGTTGGAAACCAGAGCCCGGGATTGCGCCCGGGCTCTGCGCTTATCAGATCACTCGATCATGCCGATGTCTTCCAGCAATTCCTGCTGGAATTCAGCAACCGCATCGAGCGCTTCCTTGGCCGAAATCTGACCGGTGATCGCCTTGTCGAATTCTTCCTGCTGCTGAGTCAGCATTTCGAAGAACTCAGGGATGTGCCAGACGTCTTTCTGCCAGTCGATCATCTCCACATGCGCACGGTTCCATGGGCGCAGATCGTTGTACTGTGGATCCGCCATGACGCTCATGCGCCCGGATTGACCACCGTTCTTGACCGCTTCCAGCTGTGTTTCCGGGCTCAGCCACCACTTCACAATGTTGAGCGCCTCATCGACGATCTCATCGCTGTTCCATGTTGTCAGGACGA
Encoded here:
- a CDS encoding carbohydrate ABC transporter permease; translation: MADAANGRGGFGAWLLDPKRRGALLVTPAITILFVMNIFPLLWSFGLSFFNYKASSLRVPSFRGLSNYERVLTDDKVWERFQTTAIIVGSSVILQLIIGFLLALMFAKAFPMRRIVLMLVLTPMMLSFVSVGVFFKLFYEPTFGVVSYLLSNFSDERFVVMGSPAGAIAGIVIADAWMWSPFVMLLVLAGLVSVPKYLYEAAEIDRASAWRRFWTITFPYIKSLLLLAVLFRTIETFKLFDIVYIITEGGPGSSTETIAVYLYRTAFQFFQTSQSSALAYIVLFIVVVMTNLYLYTVNRRAEEVN